Proteins from a genomic interval of Trifolium pratense cultivar HEN17-A07 linkage group LG6, ARS_RC_1.1, whole genome shotgun sequence:
- the LOC123892680 gene encoding 60S ribosomal protein L21-1-like, with product MPAGHGLRSRTRDSFSRPFRKKGTIALATYLRTYHIGDYVDIRVNGAVHKGMPHKFYHGRTGRVWNVTKRAIGVEVNKQVRNKILRKRIHVRVEHVMPSRCTEEFRLRKIKNDQLKAEAKAKGEVISTKRKPEGPKPGFMVEGATLETVTPIPYDVVNDLKGGY from the exons atgCCGGCTGGACATGGTTTAAGATCTCGCACGAGAGATTCATTCTCTCGTCCATTCAGGAAGAAGGGTACAATCGCTCTTGCTACTTACCTCAGAACCTATCACATCGGCGATTATGTTGATATTAGGGTTAACGGCGCCGTTCACAAAGGTATGCCTCATAAATTCTACCATGGTCGTACCGGTCGTGTCTGGAATGTCACCAAACGTGCCATTGGCGTTGAGGTGAACAAGCAG GTTAGGAACAAGATTTTGAGAAAGAGGATTCATGTCCGTGTGGAGCACGTTATGCCTTCTAGGTGCACTGAGGAGTTCCGTTTGAGGAAGATTAAGAACGATCAACTCAAGGCTGAGGCTAAGGCCAAGGGTGAGGTCATATCTACCAAGCGCAAGCCAGAAGGACCCAAACCTGGTTTCATGGTTGAAGGAGCTACACTGGAAACAGTTACTCCCATTCCATATGATGTGGTTAACGATCTCAAGGGAGGATACtag